In the Daphnia pulicaria isolate SC F1-1A chromosome 2, SC_F0-13Bv2, whole genome shotgun sequence genome, one interval contains:
- the LOC124326094 gene encoding probable glutamate receptor isoform X2 has product MHRPSSFTTWICIAFCRVMVETYSLRLGFIHDERLDLVQPTSPLDKWMSSVLDDALGIQCPTSLNFTTLEILSDESMINTNHHLLGGVREFDGIVLAVNRCQVGDVIESLASSVLPLLRLYFSPCPTPAISDFKIERLELYRLNATNQYSCGSFIIYKWLEENICSLTVDKLTKRLLLDQTTPFSVSKELQECAQLNDHEWNRSSDPVSFDHKGLPESANWHRQLNGKKLRLTLLEDSPLVILERDSNRTVTGYKGYCYEIIRALQNLYNFTYELKLPEDNTFGKEMPNGSWSGMIGMIIDQKVDIGVGPFSVTHSRSKVVAFSTAFFADSAAILIPPPAEENRLLACTKPFHVETWIALIALVTILPVILWIYFKCLCTRYNAKCPVLMKNQFFILGVLIGQSGQKLPSIGFSPRLLGIVWCLSAVVFASAYVGILISFLRFPKLSPIIDRLEDLPGSHLQWVVQRGTALDPLFIEATNGIYKTIGEGLLSKRRGTLIDTHFDGILSVVNGNCAYIAYKSSLEPAVDEDVRQSGTCRLGIAKQGFFEVNVAFALPNNSPLKLLLDKKILQMMEAGLGIYWKKVYWPPSGSKCGDVRQFDTGPKSLRLSDLQGAFLILTVGSGLAFFIFLVEKFFTQPCRFLFNVLRYLRGKAVDLVPKN; this is encoded by the exons atgcatCGTCCATCGTCTTTTACAACTTGGATTTGCATCGCTTTTTGTCGCGTCATGGTGGAGACTTACAGCCTCAGACTCG GTTTCATTCACGATGAAAGACTAGACCTTGTTCAACCGACTAGTCCACTCGACAAGTGGATGAGTTCTGTCCTCGACGACGCTTTAGGTATCCAATGTCCGACATCCCTCAACTTCACAACGTTGGAGATATTGTCAGACGAGTCGATGATCAATACCAATCATCACCTTTTGG GTGGAGTTAGGGAATTTGATGGAATTGTGTTGGCTGTCAATCGCTGTCAAGTTGGCGACGTCATCGAGTCGCTTGCGTCGTCAGTTTTGCCTTTACTCCGTCTGTATTTCTCACCTTGCCCAACACCTGCAATATCTGATTTTAAAATCGAACGTTTGGAACTATACCGCTTAAAC GCAACCAATCAATACTCTTGTGGCAGTTTTATCATCTACAAGTGGCTGGAGGAAAATATTTGCTCCTTGACTGTAGATAAGTTAACCAAACGTTTACTACTGGATCAAACAACTCCGTTCAG CGTGAGCAAAGAACTACAAGAATGCGCTCAGTTAAACGATCACGAATGGAATCGATCCTCGGATCCGGTCAGTTTCGATCACAAAGGCCTTCCTGAAAGTGCCAACTGGCATCGCCAACTCAACGGGAAAAAGTTGCGGCTGACCCTTTTGGAA GATTCACCTCTAGTGATTTTGGAGCGGGATTCAAACCGAACCGTCACAGGATACAAAGGATATTGTTACGAAATCATTCGTGCTCTCCAAAACCTGTACAACTTCAC GTACGAATTAAAACTTCCAGAGGACAACACTTTTGGTAAAGAAATGCCGAATGGCAGTTGGAGTGGAATGATTGGAATGATTATTGATCAG AAAGTTGATATTGGTGTTGGCCCGTTTTCTGTCACCCATTCCCGATCAAAAGTCGTCGCCTTTTCCACGGCTTTTTTCGCGGATTCCGCCGCCATACTCATCCCACCTCCGGCGGAAGAAAATCGATTATTAGCTTGCACGAAACCCTTTCATGTGGAG ACTTGGATTGCCTTGATCGCGCTGGTGACTATTCTACCCGTAATCCTctggatttatttcaaatgtttgtgCACCCGTTACAACGCAAAATGTCCCGTTTTAATGAagaatcaatttttcattctcGGAGTTCTCATCGGTCAAT CTGGACAAAAATTGCCCTCTATTGGATTTTCGCCTCGTTTGCTTGGAATTGTTTGGTGTTTGAGTGCTGTCGTGTTTGCCAGCGCTTACGTCGGAATCCTGATCTCCTTTCTGCGATTCCCTAAACTATCGCCCATCATCGATCGACTGGAAGATCTGCCTGGATCTCATCTTCAGTGGGTTGTGCAACGCGGAACAGCTTTAGATCCTCTTTTTATT gAAGCTACAAATGGGATTTACAAAACTATCGGAG AGGGGTTATTGAGTAAACGACGTGGCACTCTTATCGATACGCATTTTGACGGAATTCTCAGCGTCGTTAATGGGAATTGTGCTTACATTGCA tACAAATCGAGTCTCGAGCCTGCAGTTGATGAAGATGTCCGTCAATCGGGCACTTGCCGTCTCGGTATTGCCAAACAAGGATTCTTTGAGGTTAACGTAGCGTTCGCCTTACCTAACAATTCCCCTCTGAAACTACTTTTAGATAAAAA GATTCTTCAGATGATGGAAGCAGGTCTTGGGATTTATTGGAAGAAAGTTTACTGGCCTCCATCGGGTAGTAAATGTGGTGACGTCAGACAATTTGATACTGGACCGAAAAGCCTCCGATTGTCAGATTTACAAGGCGCTTTTCTCATTTTAACCGTCGGGTCGGGATTggctttttttatctttttagtaGAGAAATTTTTTACCCAGCCATGTCGTTTTTTATTCAACGTATTGAGATACTTGAGGGGAAAAGCTGTCGATTTAGTGCCGAAAAACTGA
- the LOC124327767 gene encoding uncharacterized protein LOC124327767: MAAPKDVNSIDDFVNCDVCWCEYDANCRKPKFLPCSHTVCILCLREIYRKGSFACPTCCQTFGQEPDSLSTNEYALQLLMFKKRKNQRVMDSSLSDNGRELRWCTECESLATSSCTSSQHSTFNMTTTTVRHLDDFFSLKKDFQRVKDEQLNKLSIAVEMRTNMDKDLSLFKELATTVKREIENLRDENIIHIKELKNLNDSLDKGDFLPELANFVKGSTSGDTIDTLILNLNKCRELCENKLQETFKSVSELKFCSETKIAIHLKSDERTSSFVEGDKPKPARF; this comes from the exons ATGGCGGCACCCAAAGATGTTAATTCAATAGATGATTTCGTTAACTGCGATGTTTGCTGGTGCGAATACGATGCCAACTGTAGGAAACCGAAATTCCTTCCATGTTCACACACTGTCTGCATATTGTGTCTAAGG GAAATCTATAGAAAAGGTTCCTTTGCTTGCCCAACCTGTTGTCAAACCTTTGGGCAAGAACCTGATAGTTTATCAACCAATGAATATGCCCTTCAATTGCTCATGtttaaaaaacgtaaaaatcaGAGGGTAATGGATAGCAGTTTGAG CGATAATGGCAGGGAGCTAAGATGGTGTACCGAGTGTGAATCCCTTGCCACCTCCAGCTGCACATCATCTCAACATTCTACCTTCAACATGACAACTACAACTGTCAGGCATTTAGATGACTTTTTCAGCCTCAAGAAAGATTTCCAGCGAGTGAAAGACGAGCAGTTAAACAAGCTATCTATTGCTGTTGAAATGAGAACAAACATGGACAAAGATCTTTCTCTATTTAAGGAATTGGCAACGACAgtgaaaagagaaattgaaaatttaagagATGAAAACATCATTCATATTAAGGAATTGAAGAATTTAAATGATTCTCTAGACAAAGGGGATTTCCTGCCTGAGCTGGCGAATTTTGTCAAGGGCTCGACATCTGGCGACACAATCGACACTCTCATtctgaatttgaataaatgtcGTGAGTTGTGCGAGAACAAActtcaagaaacattcaaatctGTTTCAGAGCTCAAATTCTGTAGTGAAACCAAAATCGCCATCCATTT GAAGTCTGACGAAAGGACGTCATCGTTCGTCGAAGGCGACAAACCGAAACCAGCAAGATTTTAA
- the LOC124327768 gene encoding RING finger protein nhl-1-like, whose translation MATANIQSDAGDDFVTCGVCFNEYHEETKKPKSLPCSHTICLSCLREIFEDGSISCPFCRNVSNYASLELVETLPTNFSALHILKLNKEMTKFEFEQCWCFTCGFKAQADCPASKHDLLTVKPDTVKNLDGFINLRNEFYSIKNEENENLTTTIQKISEIQVHLDLYSKAVKAEEEEIRELQFQNDLLKAETLSKLDSLEIFQQVTRKNSQNGMTELFLAEVASHNSKNSNTEETLAKTKDEWEKSLEMSKSTLETATAIAAEYERRKKMRIAVKIFDENNQPIPTCPLLENGFTLLTEDTSDSLVFRNMASLSHAAFSLMRKKQAACPVVSADLETDEDDDCFQEPEGMIDSILAIVHSPEDSP comes from the exons ATGGCAACAGCCAACATTCAGAGTGATGCAGGTGATGATTTCGTCACTTGTGGTGTGTGTTTCAACGAATACCATGAGGAAACAAAGAAGCCGAAAAGTCTACCTTGTTCGCACACCATTTGTCTTTCGTGCCTTCGG GAAATATTTGAGGATGGTTCCATTTCATGCCCCTTTTGCCGCAACGTATCCAATTACGCAAGTTTGGAATTAGTAGAAACATTGCCCACAAATTTCTCTGCCCTTCACATACTCAAGTTGAACAAAGAAATGACAAAGTTTGAATT TGAACAATGTTGGTGCTTTACTTGTGGTTTCAAGGCACAGGCAGATTGCCCAGCTTCTAAACATGACCTCCTTACTGTTAAGCCAGACACAGTCAAGAATTTAGATGGCTTCATTAACTTGAGGAACGAATTTTACAGTattaaaaatgaggaaaatgaaaatttgaccaCGACCATTCAAAAGATTAGTGAAATTCAAGTCCACCTAGATCTTTATTCAAAAGCTGTGAAAGctgaagaggaagaaataCGCGAacttcaatttcaaaatgactTGCTCAAGGCGGAAACACTTTCGAAATTGGACAGTTTGGAGATTTTTCAGCAAGTGACTAGAAAAAACTCTCAGAACGGAATGACGGAATTATTCTTGGCGGAAGTGGCATCTCATAAttcgaaaaattcaaacactgAAGAAACTTTGGCAAAAACGAAAGATGAATGGGAAAAGTCTTTGGAAATGTCCAAATCGACACTTGAAACTGCGACAGCCATCGCCGCCGAGTACGAACGCAGGAAGAAAATGCGGATTGCTGTCAAGATTTTCGACGAAAACAATCAACCCATTCCAACGTGTCCACTTCTCGAAAATGGATTCACTCTGCTGACTGAGGACACATCAGATTCGCTCGTTTTTCGAAATATGGCGTCATTGTCGCACGCTGCGTTTTCGTTAATGCGTAAGAAACAGGCGGCATGTCCAGTTGTTTCCGCTGATTTGGAAACCGACGAAGATGATGATTGTTTTCAAGAACCTGAAGGAATGATTGATTCAATCCTGGCTATTGTTCACTCTCCAGAAGATTCGCCATAA
- the LOC124326094 gene encoding probable glutamate receptor isoform X1: MHRPSSFTTWICIAFCRVMVETYSLRLGFIHDERLDLVQPTSPLDKWMSSVLDDALGIQCPTSLNFTTLEILSDESMINTNHHLLGGVREFDGIVLAVNRCQVGDVIESLASSVLPLLRLYFSPCPTPAISDFKIERLELYRLNATNQYSCGSFIIYKWLEENICSLTVDKLTKRLLLDQTTPFSVSKELQECAQLNDHEWNRSSDPVSFDHKGLPESANWHRQLNGKKLRLTLLEDSPLVILERDSNRTVTGYKGYCYEIIRALQNLYNFTYELKLPEDNTFGKEMPNGSWSGMIGMIIDQFYSTQKVDIGVGPFSVTHSRSKVVAFSTAFFADSAAILIPPPAEENRLLACTKPFHVETWIALIALVTILPVILWIYFKCLCTRYNAKCPVLMKNQFFILGVLIGQSGQKLPSIGFSPRLLGIVWCLSAVVFASAYVGILISFLRFPKLSPIIDRLEDLPGSHLQWVVQRGTALDPLFIEATNGIYKTIGEGLLSKRRGTLIDTHFDGILSVVNGNCAYIAYKSSLEPAVDEDVRQSGTCRLGIAKQGFFEVNVAFALPNNSPLKLLLDKKILQMMEAGLGIYWKKVYWPPSGSKCGDVRQFDTGPKSLRLSDLQGAFLILTVGSGLAFFIFLVEKFFTQPCRFLFNVLRYLRGKAVDLVPKN; the protein is encoded by the exons atgcatCGTCCATCGTCTTTTACAACTTGGATTTGCATCGCTTTTTGTCGCGTCATGGTGGAGACTTACAGCCTCAGACTCG GTTTCATTCACGATGAAAGACTAGACCTTGTTCAACCGACTAGTCCACTCGACAAGTGGATGAGTTCTGTCCTCGACGACGCTTTAGGTATCCAATGTCCGACATCCCTCAACTTCACAACGTTGGAGATATTGTCAGACGAGTCGATGATCAATACCAATCATCACCTTTTGG GTGGAGTTAGGGAATTTGATGGAATTGTGTTGGCTGTCAATCGCTGTCAAGTTGGCGACGTCATCGAGTCGCTTGCGTCGTCAGTTTTGCCTTTACTCCGTCTGTATTTCTCACCTTGCCCAACACCTGCAATATCTGATTTTAAAATCGAACGTTTGGAACTATACCGCTTAAAC GCAACCAATCAATACTCTTGTGGCAGTTTTATCATCTACAAGTGGCTGGAGGAAAATATTTGCTCCTTGACTGTAGATAAGTTAACCAAACGTTTACTACTGGATCAAACAACTCCGTTCAG CGTGAGCAAAGAACTACAAGAATGCGCTCAGTTAAACGATCACGAATGGAATCGATCCTCGGATCCGGTCAGTTTCGATCACAAAGGCCTTCCTGAAAGTGCCAACTGGCATCGCCAACTCAACGGGAAAAAGTTGCGGCTGACCCTTTTGGAA GATTCACCTCTAGTGATTTTGGAGCGGGATTCAAACCGAACCGTCACAGGATACAAAGGATATTGTTACGAAATCATTCGTGCTCTCCAAAACCTGTACAACTTCAC GTACGAATTAAAACTTCCAGAGGACAACACTTTTGGTAAAGAAATGCCGAATGGCAGTTGGAGTGGAATGATTGGAATGATTATTGATCAG TTTTATTCGACGCAGAAAGTTGATATTGGTGTTGGCCCGTTTTCTGTCACCCATTCCCGATCAAAAGTCGTCGCCTTTTCCACGGCTTTTTTCGCGGATTCCGCCGCCATACTCATCCCACCTCCGGCGGAAGAAAATCGATTATTAGCTTGCACGAAACCCTTTCATGTGGAG ACTTGGATTGCCTTGATCGCGCTGGTGACTATTCTACCCGTAATCCTctggatttatttcaaatgtttgtgCACCCGTTACAACGCAAAATGTCCCGTTTTAATGAagaatcaatttttcattctcGGAGTTCTCATCGGTCAAT CTGGACAAAAATTGCCCTCTATTGGATTTTCGCCTCGTTTGCTTGGAATTGTTTGGTGTTTGAGTGCTGTCGTGTTTGCCAGCGCTTACGTCGGAATCCTGATCTCCTTTCTGCGATTCCCTAAACTATCGCCCATCATCGATCGACTGGAAGATCTGCCTGGATCTCATCTTCAGTGGGTTGTGCAACGCGGAACAGCTTTAGATCCTCTTTTTATT gAAGCTACAAATGGGATTTACAAAACTATCGGAG AGGGGTTATTGAGTAAACGACGTGGCACTCTTATCGATACGCATTTTGACGGAATTCTCAGCGTCGTTAATGGGAATTGTGCTTACATTGCA tACAAATCGAGTCTCGAGCCTGCAGTTGATGAAGATGTCCGTCAATCGGGCACTTGCCGTCTCGGTATTGCCAAACAAGGATTCTTTGAGGTTAACGTAGCGTTCGCCTTACCTAACAATTCCCCTCTGAAACTACTTTTAGATAAAAA GATTCTTCAGATGATGGAAGCAGGTCTTGGGATTTATTGGAAGAAAGTTTACTGGCCTCCATCGGGTAGTAAATGTGGTGACGTCAGACAATTTGATACTGGACCGAAAAGCCTCCGATTGTCAGATTTACAAGGCGCTTTTCTCATTTTAACCGTCGGGTCGGGATTggctttttttatctttttagtaGAGAAATTTTTTACCCAGCCATGTCGTTTTTTATTCAACGTATTGAGATACTTGAGGGGAAAAGCTGTCGATTTAGTGCCGAAAAACTGA